In a genomic window of Maricaulis maris MCS10:
- a CDS encoding gluconokinase yields the protein MGRLIVCMGVCGCGKTTLANALAARAGWPVLEGDEFHSPANIARMADGIPLTDPDREAWIRAIRKEADRRAEPDILLACSALSPTVQAWLGEDNPRKLIWLWLDIDPAEAARRVAARPSHFMPAGLVKSQFDSLQPPREAIQLPADQPVQELVARALARLQDGAPNHTAAR from the coding sequence ATGGGCAGGCTGATCGTCTGCATGGGGGTGTGCGGGTGTGGCAAGACCACACTCGCAAATGCTCTCGCGGCTCGGGCAGGGTGGCCGGTGCTGGAAGGCGACGAGTTCCACTCACCGGCCAACATCGCCAGGATGGCAGATGGAATCCCGTTGACGGACCCGGATCGGGAAGCATGGATACGGGCTATCCGCAAGGAAGCCGACAGACGGGCGGAGCCGGACATCCTGTTGGCATGTTCGGCCCTAAGCCCAACCGTCCAAGCCTGGCTGGGCGAGGACAATCCGCGAAAACTGATCTGGCTCTGGCTGGATATCGACCCGGCTGAAGCCGCGCGACGGGTGGCGGCAAGGCCTTCCCACTTCATGCCTGCCGGCCTGGTGAAATCGCAGTTCGATTCCCTGCAGCCACCGCGAGAGGCGATCCAGCTGCCAGCTGATCAGCCTGTACAGGAACTGGTGGCGCGAGCGCTCGCGCGGTTGCAGGACGGAGCGCCAAATCACACAGCTGCGCGATAG
- a CDS encoding sodium/sugar symporter, with the protein MSLSSLDLIIVAAYAVSLIGIAFLVSREKAGHKKDSTDYFLAGKALPWWAVGASLIAANISAEQIIGMSGQGYVVGLAIAAYEWQAAIVLLIVAKYFLPVFLDRNVYTMPQFLDQRFGGGVKSIMAVFWIALYTAVNLTSVLWLGGLALNAVTGMAVLPAMIALAAFAVVYSLYGGLKAVAMTDIVQVVVLIVGGLLITWISLGLVSDGAGAWMGATLLINEIPAHFEMIFNSDHPNYSDLPGIWTLLGGLWVLHFSYWGFNQYIIQRALGSKSLSEARKGLAFAAGLKLLIPVIVVVPGIAALYLAQNGLLDQAALDDRPDSTYGVLMTLVPTGVRGLVFAALIAAIVSSLASMMNSISTIFTMDMYRSMRPEKSEQHYVGVGRLAAFTAMLIALVLAQPFLGGMESAFQTIQEYTGFVAPGVVAVFLLGFFWKRTNTMGAFALLISSVLLSFLFWLLAHPAALGGVGTNMLAVLGLAELDLPFVVRIWIVFMLCVGIGVLVSLLTGRPAENRPVDLSGIRFATEPVFNLASLVIIAILVAIYIRFW; encoded by the coding sequence ATGAGCCTATCCAGCTTGGACCTGATTATCGTGGCAGCGTACGCTGTTTCGTTGATCGGCATTGCATTTCTGGTGAGCCGCGAGAAGGCGGGTCACAAAAAGGATTCCACAGACTATTTTTTGGCTGGCAAGGCCCTGCCTTGGTGGGCTGTTGGCGCCTCACTGATTGCCGCAAACATCTCAGCCGAACAGATCATTGGCATGTCGGGTCAGGGCTATGTGGTTGGCCTCGCCATTGCGGCCTATGAGTGGCAGGCCGCGATTGTCCTGCTGATTGTCGCGAAGTATTTCCTGCCGGTCTTCCTGGACCGCAATGTCTACACGATGCCGCAATTCCTCGACCAGCGTTTTGGCGGGGGCGTCAAGTCGATCATGGCGGTGTTCTGGATCGCACTCTATACGGCCGTCAATCTGACGAGCGTGCTTTGGCTGGGTGGATTGGCGCTCAATGCGGTAACAGGCATGGCGGTGCTGCCGGCCATGATCGCCCTTGCGGCGTTTGCAGTGGTCTACTCGCTCTATGGCGGCCTGAAAGCGGTGGCCATGACCGATATCGTCCAGGTCGTTGTGCTGATCGTCGGCGGCCTGTTGATCACCTGGATTTCGCTGGGACTGGTCAGCGACGGCGCAGGGGCCTGGATGGGCGCAACCCTGTTGATCAATGAGATCCCCGCTCATTTCGAAATGATCTTCAATTCCGATCATCCCAATTATTCCGACCTCCCCGGGATCTGGACACTGTTGGGCGGATTGTGGGTCCTGCATTTCTCCTATTGGGGTTTCAATCAATACATCATCCAGCGTGCGCTTGGTTCCAAGAGCCTCAGCGAGGCGCGCAAAGGCCTGGCATTCGCGGCCGGATTGAAATTGTTGATCCCGGTCATCGTCGTCGTGCCCGGCATCGCAGCGCTATACCTGGCTCAAAACGGACTGCTGGATCAGGCCGCTCTGGACGACCGGCCTGACAGTACCTACGGCGTCCTGATGACGCTTGTGCCGACCGGTGTTCGTGGCCTCGTCTTCGCGGCACTGATTGCGGCGATCGTATCGTCCCTGGCGTCCATGATGAATTCGATCTCAACGATCTTCACCATGGACATGTATCGGTCCATGCGGCCGGAGAAATCCGAACAGCACTATGTCGGCGTGGGCCGTCTGGCGGCGTTCACGGCCATGCTGATCGCACTGGTCCTGGCACAACCCTTCCTTGGCGGGATGGAAAGTGCGTTCCAGACTATCCAGGAATATACGGGCTTTGTGGCGCCGGGTGTTGTCGCCGTCTTCCTGCTCGGATTCTTCTGGAAGCGGACCAACACGATGGGCGCATTCGCCCTGTTGATCTCGTCGGTCCTGCTGTCCTTCCTGTTCTGGCTGCTGGCGCATCCCGCAGCACTGGGTGGCGTGGGCACCAACATGCTGGCCGTCCTCGGTCTGGCCGAGCTGGACCTGCCTTTCGTGGTGCGGATCTGGATCGTCTTCATGCTCTGTGTCGGGATCGGTGTGCTGGTGTCGCTGCTAACAGGACGTCCGGCTGAAAACCGGCCGGTCGACCTGAGTGGCATCCGCTTCGCTACCGAGCCTGTCTTCAACCTGGCCAGCTTGGTGATAATCGCGATCCTGGTGGCCATCTATATCCGCTTCTGGTGA
- a CDS encoding alpha-amylase family glycosyl hydrolase codes for MSAIRTALAAMLAVIALAPPGIAQSVPTETSGADLVRIDHPEWSHDAVLYQINLRQFTDEGSIAAAQAELPRLAELGVDILWLMPVQPIGIEARKGELGSPYSIRDYRAVNPELGTMDDMRAFIAEAHDLGFHVILDWVANHSAWDSPLVDAHPDWYSRDWRGEIQPPPSTNWSDVADFDYTNVELRDYMAESMAFWVREVGIDGFRCDVAGFVPIDFWERVRAELDAIRPVFMLAEWEQRDLHREAFDATYSWTWNNMMHDVAMGHADAGALRGHYFYDEANTWPRDAYRMRYTSNHDQNSWEGTQFERFGDALEAAIILSFTGSGIPLIYNGQEAGNEHRLAFFERDPIVWRDHPLNTLFTQLVALRHGNSALWAGAAGAPMQGVPNSREEAVFSFVRRNENSAVLSMINFTDSAVVVTLGAGPHQGAYRDWQSEEIQHFDDSTEMELGPWQARVFVASFD; via the coding sequence ATGTCCGCCATTCGAACAGCACTGGCCGCTATGTTGGCCGTTATCGCACTGGCGCCGCCGGGCATTGCGCAATCTGTTCCGACGGAAACAAGCGGGGCGGACCTGGTCCGGATCGATCACCCTGAATGGAGCCATGACGCGGTGCTCTATCAGATCAATCTGCGCCAGTTTACCGACGAAGGCTCGATCGCGGCTGCACAGGCAGAACTTCCCCGCCTGGCCGAGCTTGGCGTCGACATTCTCTGGCTGATGCCCGTGCAGCCGATCGGTATCGAGGCCCGGAAGGGCGAACTGGGCAGCCCCTACTCCATCCGCGACTACCGGGCCGTCAATCCGGAACTCGGCACGATGGACGACATGCGCGCCTTCATCGCCGAGGCCCATGATCTCGGCTTTCATGTCATTCTCGACTGGGTTGCCAACCACTCGGCCTGGGACAGCCCGCTCGTCGATGCCCATCCCGACTGGTATTCACGTGACTGGCGCGGCGAAATCCAGCCGCCGCCCAGCACCAATTGGAGTGATGTCGCCGATTTTGACTACACCAATGTCGAACTGCGCGACTACATGGCCGAGAGCATGGCCTTCTGGGTCCGTGAGGTCGGCATTGACGGCTTCCGATGCGATGTGGCCGGATTTGTCCCGATCGATTTCTGGGAGCGCGTCCGCGCCGAGCTCGACGCCATCCGGCCGGTCTTCATGCTGGCCGAATGGGAACAGCGCGACCTGCACCGCGAGGCGTTCGATGCCACTTATTCCTGGACATGGAACAACATGATGCACGACGTCGCCATGGGTCACGCCGATGCCGGTGCCTTGCGCGGGCACTATTTCTACGATGAGGCCAACACCTGGCCTCGCGACGCTTATCGCATGCGCTACACGTCGAACCATGACCAGAATTCCTGGGAAGGAACCCAGTTTGAACGTTTCGGGGACGCCCTCGAGGCTGCCATCATCCTGTCCTTCACCGGCTCGGGCATCCCCCTGATCTATAACGGGCAGGAAGCGGGAAATGAGCATCGTCTCGCCTTCTTCGAGCGAGACCCGATTGTCTGGCGAGACCATCCATTGAACACGTTGTTCACCCAGTTGGTTGCCCTGCGGCATGGCAATAGCGCGCTCTGGGCGGGCGCGGCAGGGGCGCCGATGCAAGGCGTACCGAATTCCCGGGAAGAGGCCGTGTTCAGCTTTGTCCGGCGCAACGAGAACAGCGCTGTTCTCAGTATGATCAATTTCACCGACTCTGCGGTTGTCGTTACGCTTGGCGCGGGGCCGCATCAGGGTGCCTACCGGGACTGGCAGAGCGAGGAAATCCAGCACTTCGACGACTCAACCGAGATGGAGCTGGGGCCCTGGCAGGCACGGGTGTTTGTCGCCTCCTTCGACTGA
- a CDS encoding tryptophan halogenase family protein, whose product MSTTPKGPAPGLPRIAIIGGGSAGWMTAAAIINATKGAASLTLVESEQIGVVGVGEATIPPIKLFNQMLGIDENDFVRATNGSFKLGIEFVDWSRKGQRYFHPFGTHGRDFDSVPLYQYWLRERKRGDDTPLDAYSMAWEIARQNRFSPPARDPRLVQSTFDYAYHFDTILYGQFLRRYAETRGVVRQEGRVVDTRRTETGDVEAVMLEGGRAVEADFFIDCTGFFGLLIEQVLETGYEDWTHWLPCDRAVAVPCEGVGDFTPYTRSTAREAGWQWRIPLQHRTGNGHVYASQFISDEAATDTLLANLDGEPLADPRLLRFTTGRRRKFWNRNVVALGLSAGFMEPLESTSLHLIQTGINRLLALFPGTGDTQKEAAEFNRLTGEEYERIRDFLILHYHATTRDDAPLWRHTANMAIPDSLAWRMEHYRANGRLVSPGTELFLNPSWMAVYAGQEIEPAGLDPLAAASPVDGAQRLAGLRRVMAEATAPVPDHRDYIERFCTAAV is encoded by the coding sequence ATGAGCACAACACCGAAGGGCCCGGCGCCCGGATTGCCCCGCATTGCCATTATCGGCGGAGGCTCGGCAGGATGGATGACGGCGGCCGCGATCATCAATGCCACGAAGGGCGCGGCCTCGCTCACCCTGGTTGAGTCAGAACAGATCGGTGTGGTCGGGGTGGGGGAAGCGACTATCCCGCCGATCAAGCTGTTTAACCAGATGCTCGGGATCGACGAAAATGACTTCGTGCGAGCCACCAATGGTTCTTTCAAGCTGGGCATCGAGTTTGTCGACTGGTCCCGCAAGGGGCAGCGCTATTTCCATCCGTTCGGCACACATGGCCGGGATTTCGACTCCGTCCCGCTCTATCAATACTGGTTGCGCGAGCGTAAGCGGGGCGATGACACCCCGCTCGACGCCTATTCAATGGCCTGGGAGATAGCCCGGCAAAACCGCTTCTCACCCCCCGCCAGGGACCCTCGCCTGGTGCAGTCTACCTTCGACTACGCCTATCATTTCGATACCATCTTGTACGGTCAGTTCCTGCGGCGTTATGCCGAAACGCGTGGCGTGGTGCGCCAGGAAGGCCGTGTGGTCGATACGCGCCGGACCGAGACGGGCGACGTGGAGGCGGTGATGCTCGAAGGCGGGCGCGCCGTGGAGGCCGACTTCTTTATTGATTGCACCGGGTTTTTCGGCCTCTTGATCGAGCAGGTCCTGGAGACCGGCTATGAGGACTGGACCCATTGGCTGCCTTGCGACCGCGCCGTCGCAGTGCCCTGTGAGGGCGTCGGTGATTTCACGCCCTATACCCGGTCGACCGCCCGCGAGGCCGGCTGGCAGTGGCGCATCCCGCTTCAGCACCGGACGGGCAATGGCCATGTCTATGCCAGCCAGTTCATCAGCGATGAAGCGGCAACCGACACCCTGCTCGCCAATCTGGACGGCGAGCCGCTGGCCGATCCGCGGCTCTTGCGCTTCACCACTGGCCGGCGGCGAAAATTCTGGAACCGCAATGTCGTCGCGCTCGGTCTTTCAGCCGGGTTCATGGAACCGCTTGAGTCGACCAGCCTCCATCTAATCCAGACAGGCATCAATCGCTTGTTGGCTTTGTTTCCTGGCACCGGAGACACACAGAAGGAGGCTGCCGAATTCAATCGGCTGACCGGAGAGGAATACGAGCGCATCCGCGACTTCCTGATCCTCCACTATCATGCCACGACCCGGGATGACGCGCCGCTCTGGCGCCACACAGCCAACATGGCGATCCCCGACAGCCTCGCCTGGCGCATGGAACACTATCGCGCCAATGGTCGCCTCGTATCGCCCGGGACCGAACTGTTTCTCAATCCGTCCTGGATGGCCGTCTATGCCGGTCAGGAGATCGAACCGGCCGGCCTGGACCCGTTGGCGGCCGCCAGTCCGGTGGACGGTGCGCAACGACTCGCCGGATTGCGCAGGGTGATGGCGGAGGCCACGGCGCCGGTTCCCGATCACCGGGACTATATCGAGCGCTTCTGCACAGCTGCGGTCTAG
- a CDS encoding tryptophan halogenase family protein, which translates to MKPNRIKSVLIVGGGTAGWMAAAALSRFLGPSLSITLVESDQIATVGVGEATIPQIKHLNAALGIEERDFVARTNGSFKLGIEFIDWHRKGAAYLHNFGSIGLNLQQVPFHHYWLRERSEGATTSLWDYCLNTAAARDMRFAPMEKVGSSPLSGIGYAYHFDATLYGRFLREYAEQRGVSRIEGLIETCRQDPQTGDVSKVCLQDGRELAADLFIDCSGFRGLLIEQALETGYEDWTHWLPCDRAIPVPSSNEAAPIRPYTQSIAHKAGWQWRIPLQHRTGNGHVFSSAHMSEAEATDTLLDNLEGKPLAEPRMIRFVTGRRKQFWNRNVVALGLASGFLEPLESTSIHLVQSGISRLIAMFPDGDIAAADRTEYNRQMVLEYERVRDFIILHYHLNERTDSDFWQDCAAMSVPDSLTAKMDLFRANGRLYHREEDLFTDSSWLQVMLGQGLMPRGYHPIADALPSDQLAGFLGDILKIVGQAAATLPPHADYLARHCPAAADA; encoded by the coding sequence ATGAAGCCAAACCGCATCAAATCCGTCCTGATTGTTGGCGGAGGAACCGCCGGCTGGATGGCGGCCGCGGCCCTGTCACGCTTCCTCGGTCCGTCGCTGTCCATCACCCTGGTTGAATCAGACCAGATCGCCACGGTCGGCGTCGGCGAAGCGACCATCCCTCAGATCAAGCATCTGAATGCGGCGCTGGGCATTGAAGAACGCGATTTTGTGGCCCGCACAAACGGGTCCTTCAAACTTGGAATCGAATTCATCGACTGGCATCGCAAGGGGGCTGCCTACCTCCACAATTTCGGGTCCATCGGCCTCAACCTGCAGCAGGTCCCCTTCCACCACTACTGGCTGAGGGAGCGGAGCGAGGGGGCGACCACAAGTTTGTGGGACTATTGCCTCAACACCGCGGCAGCCCGGGACATGCGGTTCGCGCCGATGGAAAAAGTCGGAAGTTCGCCGCTGTCGGGTATTGGCTATGCCTATCATTTCGACGCGACTCTCTATGGGCGTTTCCTTCGCGAATACGCTGAACAGCGTGGGGTTTCGCGCATTGAAGGCTTGATCGAGACCTGCCGGCAGGATCCGCAAACCGGTGACGTTTCCAAAGTTTGCCTGCAGGATGGCCGCGAACTGGCCGCCGACCTGTTCATCGATTGCTCCGGATTCCGGGGCCTGCTGATCGAGCAGGCTCTGGAGACCGGCTATGAGGACTGGACCCATTGGCTACCCTGCGACCGAGCCATCCCGGTCCCAAGCTCGAACGAGGCGGCCCCTATCCGTCCCTACACGCAATCGATTGCCCATAAGGCGGGCTGGCAGTGGCGCATCCCGCTGCAGCACCGGACAGGCAATGGCCATGTCTTTTCCAGCGCCCATATGAGCGAAGCAGAGGCGACCGACACCCTGCTGGACAATCTGGAAGGGAAGCCGCTGGCCGAGCCGCGCATGATCCGCTTCGTGACCGGGCGCCGCAAACAATTCTGGAACCGCAATGTTGTCGCACTCGGTCTGGCGTCCGGCTTTCTTGAGCCCCTTGAATCGACATCCATCCACCTGGTCCAGTCCGGCATCAGCCGCCTGATCGCGATGTTCCCCGATGGCGACATCGCAGCAGCCGACCGGACCGAATACAATCGCCAGATGGTGCTCGAATATGAGCGCGTTCGCGACTTCATCATCTTGCACTACCATCTAAACGAGCGGACCGACTCCGACTTCTGGCAGGATTGTGCGGCCATGTCGGTGCCCGACAGTTTGACCGCCAAGATGGACCTGTTCCGCGCCAATGGTCGCCTCTACCATCGCGAAGAAGACCTGTTCACCGACTCAAGCTGGCTCCAGGTCATGCTGGGCCAGGGGTTGATGCCGCGTGGCTATCACCCCATAGCCGATGCCTTGCCATCTGATCAGCTGGCAGGCTTTCTCGGCGATATCCTAAAGATCGTCGGGCAGGCCGCGGCCACTCTGCCGCCGCATGCGGACTATCTGGCCAGGCATTGCCCGGCAGCGGCCGACGCCTAG